Proteins encoded together in one Styela clava chromosome 12, kaStyClav1.hap1.2, whole genome shotgun sequence window:
- the LOC144430463 gene encoding uncharacterized protein LOC144430463 gives MCECESIVNGRPITTVSNDPKDLTPLSPNNLLLLKEEPILPPGVFDAKDLYVRKRWKQVQYLADVFWKRWRRQYLPLLQTRQKWNKVQRNLAKNDVVLVMDENLPRNAWLLGRIIATFPDNKGRVRSATVQTNHSILDRPITKLILLCASDSD, from the coding sequence ATGTGTGAATGTGAATCCATAGTGAATGGAAGGCCAATAACAACTGTATCCAATGATCCAAAAGATTTGACACCTTTGAGCCCGAacaatttgttgttgttgaaagaAGAACCGATACTTCCTCCAGGAGTATTTGATGCTAAAGACTTGTATGTTCGTAAGAGATGGAAACAAGTACAATACTTAGCTGATGTGTTTTGGAAAAGATGGAGACGACAATACCTTCCTCTGCTTCAAACAAGACAAAAATGGAACAAAGTTCAAAGGAATTTAGCTAAGAATGATGTTGTACTTGTGATGGATGAAAATTTGCCAAGAAATGCATGGCTGTTGGGTAGAATCATTGCAACGTTTCCCGACAACAAAGGTCGTGTACGTTCTGCTACGGTGCAAACCAACCATTCAATCTTAGATAGGCCCATTACTAAATTAATTCTTCTGTGTGCAAGTGACTCTGATTGA
- the LOC120337290 gene encoding uncharacterized protein LOC120337290: protein MAESNDNINEPAAADELVNRDNDMLENMSITGFSEATENNVIALLTIPTQGIIPVLPNESQSTSKDCHSASIKDLFLRSPDVESDVQPSSEKNNQGASVASGLAKEGSTNAHAMTTRSKIKTNKSRTSKINSQQHRSVMRSLITSRSGTIRSRSSCSTRMSNLSDSQIENIFETRKLNQQRRTELEKQQLQNRLESEKQIWENNNQVENLNLDNEWQQILQKQQAEERKRKAELEAFQHRRQQMLQRRNIEMEQFNKRKQMNLQEIEDKNQREQLELDTNLNETLAERGVLINTPPVAASVEISQQPSNSSMKQTKILNVTSPIIPALSTPFSTPNQLPVSRSCDVHCEGRPSERVNTAEHGESVSYSSSDFGVCRPQMVPSACVTVVESVCDMAQIPLTSENLFVSSCSVVNSGLTSCVPASCVSKPSLRCCEIPMSCVGDNRQLQSNAIYTGAGTNHSEILTKFPTSFNTIPLHTTSSAVNMNPTLPTLIDNPGRIENAEAMHSVNIGSIRKPIVGSQPSNANAQNDNISNQQAANPQVIYVPQTLGLPPSEPPVFCGNAGEYRDFIDIFETVIGSRLQNPKHKLVYLLQYTKGPARALVKGCQHRTDSYDEAIRLLEETYGQKFQIGESCINSIANGPRLNLSNKESLTVYSAEIMSCKNTLIGVEYKNVALMTIEKIALRMPPEWRSGWLSKMDNVLQIKKKDLTIEDLADYVRKKTREVCNVPSIEFNTSKQIISTRGSRPYKSSFATTVHNNRPVRRCVKCDGDHYLNQCDEFRGMTYDKRLEFVKKQKLCFSCLLSGHWVRECKRNNPCKNANCRRKHTTLLHPPDKEPIKVPTSSSHESTTQTHNDYRTQMSETKFNAFLNASDEQKVLLNVVPVKVRIAGRRNAVITNAFFDNGSTCSFISNSLMNKLKVNGPVTNLNIRTINNTVEHKQCTVIKNLELADFEESKYVRLNPLFSNDQIGVDQTDIPTQSDLDQFKEFNGIVLPKVECDVELLIGKDNLGLHKPLEVIYGPNNYFASKTIAGWMVNCPAKNGNTKNSTYFTKSQLNPLCQMCADVVDSAINEKDEVSPIQQVFLDKVSKSIKLRTDGHYEIGLPLKNPDVKLHSNKYQVLQRAESLKRRLHKEPEFYAEYKDFVANMITMGYAEEVLNTNEEEGRTWYLSHHGVRHPEKKTLRVVFDCSAKSEGISFNDILLQGPDLTNNLVGVLSRFRKNIVAVQGDIRSMFHQVKVKECDRNFLRFFWWENGDITLPMKIYRMSVFLFGTVCSPSCCNFALKQTAIDNKNDFEQSVIDAINDSFYVDDFCDSKPDAASALQHIKSVTEIAAKGGFEVTKWVSNDREVLASIPEAHRSKEAKRLDISIDELPVERALGMIWNANEDTISFSTKYTERPATRRGMLGVVNSIFDPLGIGQPVIQPMKVLMQGLCRKKLGWDDSIPPECEQEWLKWISELSKLEDSFQEEDK, encoded by the coding sequence atggcCGAATCAAATGACAACATCAATGAACCAGCTGCCGCTGATGAACTAGTGAACAGAGACAATGATATGTTAGAAAATATGTCGATTACTGGATTTTCTGAAGCAActgaaaataatgtaattgcTTTGCTGACTATTCCAACACAAGGTATAATTCCTGTTTTGCCTAATGAAAGTCAATCAACTTCTAAAGATTGTCATAGTGCGTCAATCAAAGATCTGTTCCTAAGAAGTCCTGATGTAGAGTCAGATGTCCAACCAAGTTCAGAAAAGAACAACCAAGGAGCATCTGTAGCATCTGGCCTTGCTAAAGAAGGATCAACAAATGCGCATGCTATGACAACAAGGTCGAAGATAAAGACAAATAAAAGCAGGACTTCAAAAATAAATAGTCAGCAACATAGATCAGTAATGCGAAGTTTGATAACATCACGCAGTGGTACAATTCGGTCGCGATCTTCATGCTCAACAAGAATGTCCAATTTGAGTGATTCACAAATTGAGAATATATTCGAAACAAGAAAGCTGAATCAACAAAGGCGCACAGAATTGGAGAAACAACAATTGCAAAATCGCCTAGAAAGTGAGAAACAAATTTGGGAAAATAACAATCAAGTTGAAAACTTAAATTTAGACAATGAGTGGCAACAGATTCTACAAAAACAGCAAGCTGAAGAGCGTAAGAGAAAGGCCGAACTGGAAGCTTTTCAACATCGTCGCCAACAAATGCTACAACGAAGAAACATCGAGATGGAGCAGTTCAACAAGAGGAAGCAGATGAACCTACAAGAAATTGAAGACAAAAATCAACGTGAACAATTGGAACTGGACACTAATTTAAATGAAACTTTAGCAGAAAGAGGCGTTCTTATAAATACGCCCCCTGTTGCTGCTAGTGTCGAAATCAGTCAGCAGCCATCAAATTCCTctatgaaacaaacaaaaatattaaatgtgACCAGTCCAATAATACCAGCTTTAAGTACACCATTTTCAACACCTAATCAATTACCTGTCTCTAGAAGTTGTGATGTGCATTGTGAGGGTCGACCAAGTGAACGTGTGAACACCGCAGAGCATGGTGAGTCAGTTTCTTATTCCTCCTCTGATTTTGGGGTTTGCCGTCCACAAATGGTCCCGAGTGCATGTGTGACTGTTGTTGAATCTGTGTGTGACATGGCCCAAATACCGTTAACATCTGAAAATTTGTTTGTGAGCTCTTGTAGTGTGGTGAATTCTGGTTTGACTTCCTGTGTACCTGCATCATGTGTATCTAAGCCAAGTTTAAGGTGTTGTGAAATTCCAATGTCATGTGTGGGTGATAACAGACAATTGCAGAGCAATGCAATTTACACTGGGGCTGGAACGAACCACAGTGAAATATTAACGAAATTTCCAACTTCATTCAATACTATTCCATTGCATACGACTAGTTCGGCTGTTAATATGAACCCTACATTACCAACACTAATAGATAATCCTGGCAGAATTGAAAATGCAGAGGCAATGCACTCAGTGAATATTGGCTCAATTCGAAAGCCTATTGTGGGCAGTCAACCAAGTAATGCAAATGCACAGAATGACAATATTTCGAATCAACAAGCAGCTAACCCTCAAGTTATATATGTGCCTCAAACTTTAGGTTTGCCACCATCTGAACCCCCTGTATTTTGTGGTAATGCAGGTGAATATAGGgatttcattgatatttttgaaaccGTAATTGGTAGCAGATTACAAAATCCAAAGCACAAACTAGTTTATCTTCTTCAATATACAAAAGGCCCTGCTCGTGCTTTGGTTAAGGGATGCCAGCACAGAACAGATAGCTATGATGAAGCTATCCGATTACTTGAAGAAACTTATGGTCAGAAATTTCAAATTGGCGAATCCTGCATTAATTCCATAGCAAATGGTCCTCGACTGAATTTGAGTAACAAAGAATCATTAACTGTGTATTCAGCAGAAATCATGTCATGCAAAAATACGTTGATAGGGGTTGAATACAAAAATGTTGCCCTTATGACCATAGAAAAAATAGCTTTAAGAATGCCGCCTGAATGGAGATCTGGGTGGTTATCAAAGATGGACAATGTACtacaaataaagaaaaaagaCCTAACAATAGAGGATCTTGCTGATTACGTCCGTAAGAAAACTAGAGAAGTATGCAATGTTCCCTCTATCGAATTTAATacatcaaaacaaattatttcCACAAGAGGCTCGAGGCCATACAAATCCTCATTTGCAACTACAGTTCATAATAATAGACCTGTACGCAGATGTGTAAAATGTGATGGAGATCATTACTTAAATCAATGCGATGAATTTCGAGGCATGACGTATGATAAGAGATTGGAGTTTGTAAAAAAGCAAAAgttgtgtttttcatgtttattaTCTGGGCATTGGGTCAGGGAATGTAAACGAAACAACCCTTGCAAAAATGCAAACTGCAGAAGAAAACACACAACACTTCTTCATCCTCCGGATAAGGAACCAATAAAAGTCCCTACATCAAGTAGTCATGAAAGTACTACACAAACACATAATGATTATAGGACACAGATGTCTGAAACCAAATTTAATGCATTCCTGAATGCCTCTGACGAACAAAAGGTTTTGCTCAATGTTGTACCTGTTAAGGTACGCATAGCTGGTAGAAGAAATGCTGTTATAACCAATGCATTCTTTGACAATGGATCGACTTGCTCTTTTATAAGCAATTCgctaatgaataaattaaaggtcaaTGGACCAGTTACAAATTTGAACATTCGTACTATAAATAATACCGTGGAACACAAGCAATGCACTGTTATAAAGAACCTCGAACTGGCAGATTTTGAGGAGTCAAAATATGTAAGGTTAAATCCCTTGTTTTCAAACGATCAAATTGGTGTTGATCAAACAGATATCCCTACACAAAGTGATCTTGATCAATTTAAAGAATTTAATGGTATTGTGCTACCCAAAGTAGAATGTGATGTGGAGCTCTTGATTGGCAAAGATAATCTTGGTTTGCATAAACCATTGGAAGTGATTTATGGCCCAAACAATTATTTTGCATCGAAGACAATTGCTGGATGGATGGTTAACTGCCCTGCGAAAAATGGAAATACCAAAAATTCTACATATTTCACCAAATCTCAACTAAATCCTTTGTGCCAAATGTGTGCAGATGTTGTTGATTCTGCAATTAATGAAAAAGATGAGGTTTCACCAATTCAACAAGTTTTTCTCGACAAAGTTAGTAAGTCAATTAAGCTCAGAACTGATGGACATTACGAAATAGGTTTACCATTGAAGAATCCTGATGTTAAGTTGCACtcaaataaatatcaagttTTGCAGCGAGCAGAATCATTAAAGCGTCGTCTTCACAAGGAACCGGAATTTTATGCAGAATACAAGGATTTTGTTGCAAATATGATAACAATGGGGTATGCTGAAGAAGTTCTGAATACCAATGAAGAAGAAGGAAGGACTTGGTACCTCAGCCATCACGGAGTTCGTCATCCAGAGAAGAAAACGTTAAGGGTTGTATTTGATTGCTCAGCAAAATCAGAAGGAATTTCATTTAATGACATCCTGTTACAGGGGCCGGATTTAACAAATAATTTAGTTGGAGTCTTGTCACGCTTTCGCAAAAATATTGTAGCTGTTCAAGGGGATATACGGTCCATGTTTCATCAGGTAAAGGTGAAAGAATGTGATAGAAATTTCCTCCGTTTCTTCTGGTGGGAAAATGGTGACATCACTTTACCCATGAAAATTTATAGAATGTCGGTTTTTCTCTTTGGAACTGTGTGCTCTCCAAGTTGTTGCAACTTCGCTTTGAAACAAACTGCAATAGataacaaaaatgattttgaacaaaGTGTGATTGATGCAATTAATGATTCATTTTATGTTGATGATTTTTGTGATTCTAAGCCGGATGCTGCTAGTGCCCTCCAACATATAAAGAGTGTTACTGAAATTGCTGCTAAAGGTGGTTTTGAAGTGACGAAATGGGTGAGCAATGACCGTGAAGTATTGGCCTCAATTCCAGAAGCTCACCGATCGAAGGAAGCAAAGCGTTTGGATATCTCTATAGATGAATTGCCTGTTGAGCGAGCTCTTGGCATGATATGGAACGCAAATGAAGATACAATAAGTTTCAGTACTAAATACACTGAACGACCAGCTACCAGACGGGGTATGCTGGGTGTTGTGAACTCAATATTTGACCCTCTTGGCATTGGCCAGCCGGTCATTCAACCTATGAAGGTCCTTATGCAAGGATTGTGCAGGAAGAAGCTGGGATGGGACGATTCAATTCCTCCAGAGTGTGAACAGGAATGGCTAAAGTGGATATCAGAATTATCCAAGTTAGAAGATTCATTTCAAGAAGAGGACAAGTAG
- the LOC120329906 gene encoding uncharacterized protein LOC120329906 isoform X2, giving the protein MELTKLLFCLFSLWLFTDCYASVDDEKCGMTPRADIDWKKVPTFWYLSYYSPNPIFSEVVSCQASYLYKIVDEGPESYAVFHGKDYYYNGNTPEKYELSFKHAGQGPGLYYWTSVEEMEMQIAVDVMATDYSTYLIDISCNKHTGEKQIVLVFTTNPDPTAEEFLNVRRALIDLNVTETLAATQCASSPAIADFAKLKM; this is encoded by the exons ATGGAACTTACAAAATTACTATTTTGTCTTTTCTCCTTATGGCTATTCACTGATTGCTATGCATCTGTTGACGATGAAAAATGTGGCATGACTCCGAGAGCAGATATAGATTGGAAAAAG GTTCCTACCTTCTGGTATCTGTCATATTACTCTCCGAATCCCATATTTTCTGAAGTCGTTTCGTGTCAAGCTTCTTATCTTTACAAAATTGTTGACGAAGGACCCGAAAGTTACGCTGTCTTTCATGGAAAAGATTATTACTATAATGG TAATACTCCAGAAAAGTACGAACTTTCATTCAAGCATGCCGGTCAAGGACCAGGCCTTTATTATTGGACCTCGG TCGAAGAAATGGAGATGCAAATAGCAGTAGACGTAATGGCAACGGATTATTCTACCTATTTAATCGACATCTCTTGCAATAAACATACGGGAG AAAAACAAATAGTTCTTGTATTCACAACGAATCCCGATCCAACGGCAGAGGAATTTCTGAATGTTCGCCGAGCCTTGATTGACCTCAATGTGACTGAAACTCTGGCTGCAACCCAATGTGCTTCTTCACCAGCAATAGCTGACTTCGCCAAATTGAAAATGTAG
- the LOC120329906 gene encoding uncharacterized protein LOC120329906 isoform X1, producing MELTKLLFCLFSLWLFTDCYASVDDEKCGMTPRADIDWKKVPTFWYLSYYSPNPIFSEVVSCQASYLYKIVDEGPESYAVFHGKDYYYNGNTPEKYELSFKHAGQGPGLYYWTSANNSIVDAGSKVSSTRSYNKERTDIEEMEMQIAVDVMATDYSTYLIDISCNKHTGEKQIVLVFTTNPDPTAEEFLNVRRALIDLNVTETLAATQCASSPAIADFAKLKM from the exons ATGGAACTTACAAAATTACTATTTTGTCTTTTCTCCTTATGGCTATTCACTGATTGCTATGCATCTGTTGACGATGAAAAATGTGGCATGACTCCGAGAGCAGATATAGATTGGAAAAAG GTTCCTACCTTCTGGTATCTGTCATATTACTCTCCGAATCCCATATTTTCTGAAGTCGTTTCGTGTCAAGCTTCTTATCTTTACAAAATTGTTGACGAAGGACCCGAAAGTTACGCTGTCTTTCATGGAAAAGATTATTACTATAATGG TAATACTCCAGAAAAGTACGAACTTTCATTCAAGCATGCCGGTCAAGGACCAGGCCTTTATTATTGGACCTCGG CAAACAATAGCATTGTGGACGCAGGATCAAAGGTATCCTCTACTAGGTCGTACAACAAAGAACGTACCGATA TCGAAGAAATGGAGATGCAAATAGCAGTAGACGTAATGGCAACGGATTATTCTACCTATTTAATCGACATCTCTTGCAATAAACATACGGGAG AAAAACAAATAGTTCTTGTATTCACAACGAATCCCGATCCAACGGCAGAGGAATTTCTGAATGTTCGCCGAGCCTTGATTGACCTCAATGTGACTGAAACTCTGGCTGCAACCCAATGTGCTTCTTCACCAGCAATAGCTGACTTCGCCAAATTGAAAATGTAG